Proteins from a genomic interval of Quercus robur chromosome 9, dhQueRobu3.1, whole genome shotgun sequence:
- the LOC126700990 gene encoding B3 domain-containing transcription factor VRN1-like, whose product MAFLTIPNGTKWKVKLTKRDGEIWFQNGWCEFASCHALTLGHLLVFRYEGNSHFYVLIFDATATEIDYPLDDQLQVCRMEDNESDDNSLEIMDGFMPSRKTREKPPLPCPLPHKRAKTNPRSSHFQARDTHFRPELTKSKGSMLEKSKMNAGVSFTRRESKGSTHGVGGNQEGCKSSPLVKPESDCNLDDVSFSRDQCPKKDGGVGMSTNRRRLKAKALVKNQEYKALEIKQELMTTNGKAKSLVRANAFKSENPLFTVIIHPSHINGKDRAGN is encoded by the exons ATGGCCTTTCTTACGATTCCAAATGGTACAAAATGGAAAGTCAAGTTGACAAAACGTGATGGGGAGATTTGGTTTCAAAATGGTTGGTGTGAATTTGCAAGTTGTCATGCTCTAACCCTAGGGCACTTGCTAGTTTTtagatatgaaggaaattcacaCTTTTATGTACTCATATTTGATGCCACTGCAACAGAAATAGACTATCCTTTAGATGACCAACTCCAAGTTTGTAGGATGGAAGACAATGAGAGTGATGATAACTCTCTTGAAATCATGGATGGCTTTATGCCAAGCCGAAAAACAAGGGAGAAACCACCATTACCATGCCCTCTACCTCATAAGAGGGCAAAAACCAATCCAAGAAGTTCTCATTTCCAAGCAAGGGATACACATTTCAGACCTGAACTCACTAAATCTAAAGGGTCAATGTTAGAGAAATCAAAAATGAATGCAGGGGTATCTTTTACTAGGCGAGAATCTAAAG GATCAACTCATGGGGTTGGAGGAAATCAAGAAGGATGCAAAAGCAGCCCGTTAGTTAAACCTGAATCTGATTGTAATCTGGATGATGTGTCTTTCTCACGTGACCAATGTCCTAAGAAAGATGGTGGTGTAGGCATGTCTACCAATCGAAGAAGGCTAAAAGCCAAGGCTCTTGTGAAGAACCAAGAATATAAGGCTCTTGAGATTAAGCAAGAATTGATGACTACTAATGGAAAAGCTAAAAGTCTTGTGAGAGCCAATGCTTTTAAATCAGAAAATCCCCTTTTCACGGTTATCATTCATCCATCACACATTAATGGCAAGGATCGTGCG GGGAATTGA
- the LOC126700989 gene encoding uncharacterized protein LOC126700989, with protein sequence MDGGIDIDASRDVYEEFIDTDGPGDEAEVLDGQHIENNGEDCPTIVPILEWFTSNTCDNINDPSPTLGTGQLTNSDIVTTLKCDPRVPGTCIFNSAFWAFGPCIRGFRHCRPVISIDATYLYGKYKGKLLIAMATDGNNEVYPLAFAIVKSESTETWGWHRGIQSCFDDTSRGYLQPPLTHHRYCLRHLVSNVNTNFNSVALKNLLWKVATANQVRKFENTIDCIKNVNLTMYDYLKEVDQEKWTLVHDHGHRYRAMTTNLSKCFNGVLKGARSLPITAMAKFTFYKVNSYFDDRRNKTLEQLQEGQVWCKYAYDKFEANQEKAKLYMVRRMSAQQQSYTVETWSSLLNTGEGAHTHRVSLMDMTCTCEKWEANKIPYSHLIAVCAKHNRDATEYMDRFYRMEERCHSYEPIFQPLKDRLEWPELEERRTVMPNLRLIREEGQLKSTRIRNEMDDEDRELPTSLWIDNGPKS encoded by the exons ATGGATGGGGGAATTGATATTGATGCCAGCCGAGATGTGTACGAAGAGTTCATTGATACTGATGGACCAGGGGATGAAGCGGAGGTCTTAGATGGACAACATATCGAAAACAACGGGGAGGATTGCCCTACTATAGTTCCTATCCTAGAATGGTTCACATCAAACACATGTGACAATATTAATGACCCATCACCTACATTGGGTACAGGACAGCTTACAA ATTCGGACATTGTAACCACGTTAAAGTGCGACCCCCGTGTCCCAGGGACTTGTATATTCAACTCCGCGTTTTGGGCTTTCGGTCCGTGTATTAGAGGGTTTAGGCATTGCAGGCCAGTGATAAGCATAGATGCAACGTACCTCTATGGCAAGTACAAAGGAAAGTTGTTGATAGCAATGGCAACAGATGGTAACAACGAGGTTTATCCACTTGCGTTTGCCATTGTTAAAAGCGAGAGCACAGAGACCTGGGGATG GCATCGTGGGATACAATCATGCTTCGATGACACCAGTAGGGGCTACTTGCAACCGCCCTTAACCCATCACCGGTATTGCCTCCGCCATTTAGTAAGCAATGTTAACACTAACTTCAATAGTGTGGCATTGAAGAACTTACTATGGAAGGTAGCAACTGCGAATCAAGTTAGGAAGTTTGAAAACACCATAGATTGCATCAAGAATGTCAACCTGACTATGTACGACTATCTTAAGGAGGTAGATCAAGAAAAGTGGACACTTGTACATGACCATGGGCACCGATATagggcaatgacaaccaacctGTCAAAGTGCTTCAATGGGGTACTTAAGGGCGCACGTAGCTTGCCCATAACTGCAATGGCGAAGTTCACATTTTATAAGGTGAACTCGTACTTTGATGATCGTCGAAACAAAACCCTAGAGCAGTTGCAAGAGGGGCAAGTGTGGTGCAAATATGCCTATGACAAGTTCGAGGCAAATCAAGAGAAGGCAAAGCTCTATATGGTTAGAAGGATGAGTGCGCAACAACAATCGTATACAGTGGAGACATGGTCTTCACTGTTGAACACTGGTGAGGGAGCTCACACCCATAGGGTTTCCCTCATGGACATGACATGCACGTGCGAGAAATGGGAAGCAAACAAGATCCCCTATTCACACTTGATAGCAGTTTGTGCCAAGCACAACCGCGATGCCACGGAGTATATGGATCGTTTCTACCGCATGGAAGAACGATGTCACAGCTACGAGCCGATATTCCAACCACTGAAAGATAGGTTAGAATGGCCAGAGCTAGAAGAAAGGAGAACCGTGATGCCAAACCTGCGGTTGATCCGAGAGGAAGGTCAGCTGAAGTCCACTAGAATCCGCAATGAAATGGATGACGAGGATAGGGAGTTGCCAACCTCATTGTGGATTGATAATGGACCAAAGTCATAG